The nucleotide sequence GCAACGCATGCATTGTGTCAGTCGCTTATACCCCAACCGCAGAAACCTGCTTACTAAACAGTTTCAAAATTCGCTCTGCCATTTGGGGAGGGGTCAATTCGAGTTCTGCTTTTGATTGATCAGGGGTTGCATGGTCTACCAGCCGATCAGGAACGCCAAGCCGGGTAAGCGGTACAGTAATGTCAGCATCCAGCATTGCCTCAGCGATCGCCGATCCAAACCCACCCGGAAGACACCCTTCCTCCATCGTCACAACTCGACCAATTCGCTCTGCCAGAGGCAGAATTAACTCAGTATCCAGGGGTTTGGCAAAGCGAGCATTGATCACGGTAGCTTCAATACCATGCTCATGCAGAATTTCTGCCGTTTGCATGGCTGGGTAAACCATTGAACCGTAGGCAACCATGAGCAGATCATCCCCGTGCCGCAGAATCTCTCCTTTCCCAATGGGCAAGGGTTCCCAACCTTCTTCCATCAACGGGGCACCGTAGCCATTACCCCTGGGATAGCGAAGGGCGATCGGTCCATCGGTGTGCTGAATTCCAGTCACAATCATACGCTGAAGTTCAGCCTCATCCTTGGGAGCCATCAGCACCATATTGGGGATACAGCGCAGGTAGGCAATGTCATACATCCCCTGGTGAGTTGGACCATCCGCTCCCACAATTCCCGCTCTATCCATACAGAAAAACACGGGCAGATTCTGGATGCAGACATCATGGATGATCTGGTCAAATGCCCGCTGCAAAAACGTGGAATAAATGGTGGCAACCGGACGCATTCCCTCACAGGCAAGACCAGCCGCCAGCGTGACCGCATGTTGTTCAGCGATGCCGACATCAATGTATTGCTGGGGCACTCGCTTTTGCAAAATGTCCAGCCCGGTTCCAGTCGCCATTGCGGCGGTAATACCGATGATGCGGGGGTTATTTTCTGCCAGCTTGGTCAGCGTTTCACCAAACACCTTTGAATAGCTGGGGGGCTTGGGCTTGGTTGAAGGAATTGCTTTTCCAGTCGCCAGATTAAAAGG is from Leptothermofonsia sichuanensis E412 and encodes:
- the dxs gene encoding 1-deoxy-D-xylulose-5-phosphate synthase produces the protein MHLSEITHPNQLHGLSIYQLQQVARQIREKHLQTVAATGGHLGPGLGVVELTLALYQTLDLDRDKVVWDVGHQAYPHKLITGRYSRFHTLRQKDGVAGYLKRCESKFDHFGAGHASTSISAALGMALARDMQGEKYKVVAVIGDGALTGGMALEAINHAGHLPKTNLLVVLNDNEMSISPNVGAIPRYLNKMRLSPPVQFLSDNLEEQFKHLPFVGESLAPELDRVKEGMKRLAVPKVGAVFEELGFTYIGPIDGHNLEELIATFQQAHKTPGPVLVHVATVKGKGYEVAEQDQVGYHAQNPFNLATGKAIPSTKPKPPSYSKVFGETLTKLAENNPRIIGITAAMATGTGLDILQKRVPQQYIDVGIAEQHAVTLAAGLACEGMRPVATIYSTFLQRAFDQIIHDVCIQNLPVFFCMDRAGIVGADGPTHQGMYDIAYLRCIPNMVLMAPKDEAELQRMIVTGIQHTDGPIALRYPRGNGYGAPLMEEGWEPLPIGKGEILRHGDDLLMVAYGSMVYPAMQTAEILHEHGIEATVINARFAKPLDTELILPLAERIGRVVTMEEGCLPGGFGSAIAEAMLDADITVPLTRLGVPDRLVDHATPDQSKAELELTPPQMAERILKLFSKQVSAVGV